In Chitinibacter sp. SCUT-21, a single genomic region encodes these proteins:
- a CDS encoding transporter substrate-binding domain-containing protein: MQLTPLAKGLIAVIVLGTVGSVAWNLYKSNNPAQAEQSTEIVTSAAPVAKHNAETAPNTAPQSTEAKNTQNNFNTYQSIINKGVVRVSVQSPAKPFFYTDNGIAKGFNVEFMRLLFAQAEFTKNAKQIVIDTDHAVDTYPEVPEQLIKTDNRGNPSVDIAIDGLTFADGDLAGVVYTVPYISDFGYTLITGPRSTIRDIADVTGKRIGILQGDPDVKAYAQKNLPGAQLIELSDATTNGARDWMARAIHSGQVDAIIYDYPFGVSEVENTDLVMAISKLPNSDVRYKIGVRANDSELLQNLNLAISKVKESNEYLNLLRKYFISSKVVQAGAAANGEKIYVVKSGDTLSLIATRELGDQNRYRQIEARNNLPNPNLIQVGQKLVLPKI, from the coding sequence ATGCAACTCACACCTTTGGCTAAAGGCCTGATCGCCGTCATCGTGTTGGGCACGGTGGGATCAGTCGCTTGGAATTTATATAAGTCGAATAATCCTGCTCAGGCAGAACAAAGCACTGAAATTGTGACGAGTGCTGCGCCAGTTGCCAAGCACAACGCTGAAACTGCCCCTAACACAGCCCCTCAAAGCACCGAAGCTAAAAACACGCAAAATAACTTCAATACCTATCAATCCATCATTAACAAAGGCGTAGTTCGTGTCAGCGTGCAATCGCCCGCCAAGCCATTCTTTTATACCGATAATGGCATAGCGAAAGGTTTTAACGTTGAATTTATGCGCCTACTGTTTGCGCAAGCTGAATTTACGAAAAATGCTAAACAAATCGTGATCGACACCGATCACGCCGTCGACACCTATCCCGAAGTTCCTGAGCAGTTAATCAAAACGGATAATCGTGGCAATCCAAGTGTCGACATCGCCATTGATGGCCTCACCTTTGCCGATGGCGATTTGGCGGGGGTGGTTTACACCGTTCCTTATATTTCGGACTTTGGTTACACGCTGATCACCGGACCTCGTTCTACTATCCGTGATATCGCCGATGTTACGGGTAAACGAATCGGCATTTTGCAGGGCGACCCAGACGTAAAAGCTTATGCGCAGAAAAATTTACCCGGCGCACAGTTGATTGAACTTAGCGATGCGACGACCAATGGCGCACGCGATTGGATGGCGCGAGCCATTCACAGCGGGCAAGTCGACGCGATTATTTATGACTACCCGTTTGGTGTTTCCGAGGTTGAAAATACCGATTTGGTGATGGCGATTTCTAAGCTGCCTAACTCGGACGTGCGTTACAAAATCGGCGTTCGTGCGAATGACAGCGAATTACTGCAAAACCTCAATCTGGCCATTAGCAAAGTTAAAGAATCGAATGAATACCTGAATTTGCTGCGCAAATACTTTATCAGTAGCAAAGTCGTTCAAGCGGGCGCAGCTGCGAATGGGGAAAAAATCTACGTGGTTAAATCAGGCGATACGCTCTCTTTGATTGCAACGCGAGAGCTGGGTGATCAAAACCGCTATCGTCAAATTGAAGCGCGCAATAACCTGCCTAACCCTAATTTGATTCAAGTCGGTCAGAAACTCGTTCTACCGAAAATCTAA